The Magnolia sinica isolate HGM2019 chromosome 9, MsV1, whole genome shotgun sequence genome contains a region encoding:
- the LOC131255729 gene encoding uncharacterized protein LOC131255729, with the protein MLFHSRKLRRTYWKLDIQEMTLDMKIHLNRSILTSPSTGKQHVCSQQPLLTNSFDSVHSSLPPSFATLLTSCSTENLKEAPEPMETEFMSQIIGYGPQRRSAQQCHLCSTS; encoded by the exons ATGCTTTTCCATTCCAGGAAACTTCGAAGAACGTATTGGAAATTGGATATCCAAGAGATGACACTAGATATGAAAATTCACCTCAATCGGAGTATATTGACCTCCCCCAGTACAGGCAAGCAACACGTGTGTTCGCAGCAACCATTACTCACCAACAGCTTTGATTCTGTTCACTCATCATTACCTCCTAGCTTTGCCACACTGCTGACAAGCTGTTCAACAGAAAATTTGAAAG AGGCACCTGAACCAATGGAAACAGAATTCATGTCCCAAATCATT GGATATGGACCGCAAAGACGATCAGCCCAACAGTGCCATCTATGTTCAACAAGCTAA